In Zingiber officinale cultivar Zhangliang chromosome 6A, Zo_v1.1, whole genome shotgun sequence, a single genomic region encodes these proteins:
- the LOC121996155 gene encoding uncharacterized protein LOC121996155 yields the protein MSLRYMSRVVVQGGARAVQSIRDHASRSIKEPSSSTSRVRRLSGAVDSSAGGLTAAAGAEMRKRAEESLRMVMFLSCWGPN from the coding sequence ATGAGCCTGCGGTACATGAGCCGGGTGGTGGTGCAGGGCGGCGCGAGGGCGGTGCAGAGCATCCGCGACCACGCTTCGAGATCGATCAAGGAACCTTCGTCGTCGACGAGCAGGGTGAGACGGCTGTCCGGGGCGGTGGACTCCTCTGCCGGCGGCCTCACGGCTGCCGCCGGCGCCGAGATGAGGAAGCGAGCTGAGGAGTCGCTGCGCATGGTCATGTTCCTCAGCTGCTGGGGGCCCAATTGA
- the LOC121994692 gene encoding uncharacterized protein LOC121994692 codes for MKEEQEAAASTSLQQTLQLVSSLVSSSYSIPCFAGKWQLIRSKLEQLVSGLTVATNSNCFSKANELAKLILSTLGDVSPLLDRCSDGSYVGGKLHLRSDLDAVVCKLEFHINSFTEMNSSPNVMNSQAIILSKPGANASREDIKFYIKDLLSRLRIGDPIMRIQTLVALKEILVKDEKHVRIMTTEVNDAIDILVAFLEYKDAGVQEGAAGVLSVIAELNSHRGALVASGAIAPLIQVLEKSTELGKESSAKVLRKLTEKSDNGWSVSAHGGITALLKICVHPNSSKELVVLACQILKNLSSVEEMRRFMVEEGAIRVLLKLSNSIEEAHQIQAIELLQDLASGDQSIKQIVIREGIIDSLLQLLDPASPYTAKAREVGLMAAQSLCFSSASSINTLINSGFLQRSLFYLNHGEVSIQELALKSFSRLCEISADYRKAMGNAGLMPQLVRLTGAKSSEIREKSAEILDKLIFIDRNRRKFIEEEHNVNQIMRCLALEDRLVTKNHLLSVLKAVAESSNGRRMIMASGCVHYVEKLAEANELEAKKVMKKLSCNRLRNILNAIWSP; via the coding sequence ATGAAGGAAGAACAAGAGGCAGCAGCTTCGACTTCACTGCAACAAACACTGCAACTTGTCAGCTCATTGGTTTCCTCCTCCTACTCGATTCCATGCTTCGCGGGGAAATGGCAGTTGATCCGCAGCAAACTCGAGCAACTAGTTTCAGGCCTCACAGTGGCTACAAACAGCAACTGCTTCAGCAAAGCCAATGAATTGGCTAAACTGATTCTGTCGACCTTGGGCGACGTCAGTCCGCTCTTGGATCGATGCAGTGATGGATCTTACGTCGGCGGTAAGCTCCATTTGAGGAGTGATCTTGATGCTGTCGTCTGCAAGCTTGAGTTCCACATCAACAGCTTCACTGAAATGAACTCTTCCCCCAATGTGATGAACTCCCAAGCCATCATCCTATCAAAGCCAGGTGCCAATGCCAGTAGAGAGGACATCAAATTCTATATCAAAGATCTCTTATCGAGGCTAAGGATTGGAGATCCGATCATGAGGATCCAAACCTTAGTTGCCCTCAAAGAAATTCTCGTCAAAGATGAGAAACATGTAAGAATTATGACAACAGAGGTAAATGATGCCATAGATATCTTAGTGGCCTTTCTCGAATATAAAGATGCTGGTGTTCAAGAAGGGGCTGCGGGAGTTCTCTCTGTGATCGCCGAGTTGAATTCTCACAGAGGAGCACTTGTTGCATCAGGTGCGATAGCTCCACTGATACAAGTCTTGGAGAAGAGCACTGAATTGGGCAAAGAGAGTTCAGCAAAAGTGCTGCGGAAACTAACCGAGAAATCGGACAATGGGTGGTCAGTTTCTGCTCATGGAGGCATCACAGCTCTGCTCAAGATATGTGTCCATCCAAATAGTAGCAAAGAGTTAGTTGTTTTGGCTTGCCAAATTCTGAAAAACCTTAGTAGTGTGGAAGAGATGAGGAGGTTCATGGTGGAAGAAGGAGCAATTCGGGTTCTTTTGAAGCTCTCGAATTCGATTGAGGAAGCTCATCAGATTCAAGCGATCGAATTGCTTCAAGATTTGGCATCCGGTGATCAGAGTATCAAACAAATTGTTATCAGAGAAGGGATCATTGATTCACTGCTTCAGTTACTTGACCCTGCTTCGCCATACACAGCAAAGGCAAGAGAAGTGGGTCTCATGGCCGCCCAATCACTGTGCTTCTCCTCTGCAAGCTCTATCAATACACTGATAAACTCTGGTTTCTTACAAAGATCGCTTTTTTACCTGAATCACGGTGAGGTTTCGATCCAGGAATTGGCTCTGAAGAGCTTCTCCCGCCTCTGTGAGATCTCTGCGGACTACAGAAAGGCCATGGGCAATGCTGGCCTCATGCCACAGCTTGTGAGACTAACGGGGGCCAAATCATCTGAAATCCGAGAAAAATCAGCAGAGATACTTGACAAGTTGATATTCATCGATCGAAATAGGCGAAAATTCATCGAAGAAGAACACAACGTAAACCAGATCATGAGATGTCTTGCTCTCGAGGACAGATTAGTCACAAAGAATCATCTGCTCTCCGTATTGAAGGCAGTGGCAGAGAGCAGCAACGGGAGGAGGATGATCATGGCTTCTGGTTGCGTGCACTACGTTGAGAAATTAGCAGAAGCCAATGAATTGGAGGCGAAGAAGGTAATGAAGAAGCTTTCCTGCAATCGATTAAGGAATATACTGAATGCAATTTGGAGCCCCTGA
- the LOC121996156 gene encoding cyclic nucleotide-gated ion channel 4-like, translating into MSTPESLVPSPDARVSPACGDHRRRRRLPMAFLHHLNSIQEWNRVFLLVCAAGLVIDPLFFYSLSISAGRLCLFVDGWFAVSVTVLRCMADLVHLVNVYLQLAAGPGDAHYTPSPASAVNGAEARGSGAPKARGYLRSKTGFLLDLFIVLPVPQIVLWIVTPAMLRRGMTTKVMTVFFISFVFQYFPKIYHSVCFLRRLQSMLGYVFGTIWGGIALNLIAYFVASHAAGACWYLLGIQRAAKCLTKQCVGTTGCRIEAAACIDPIYFGDSVASLNGERRSWAKNLNARATCLDSSDQFDYGSYRWIVPLVTNPSRVEKVLFPIFWGLMTLSTFGTIESTTEWLEIAFNIVIVTSALLLVTTLIGNIKVFLHATTSKKQALHSKMRSLDRWMRRRNMPVEIRQRVRQYERQRWAAMRGVDELDMTRQLPDGMRRDIKYHLCLDLVRQVPLFQHMDELVLENICDRVKSLIFPKGEIITREGDPVQRMLFVVRGHMQSSQRLRDRVRSHCMLGPGNFSGDELLSWCLRRPFVDRLPPSTSTLVAVESTEAFGLDAEDLKYVTQHFRHTFVSERVRRSVRYYSPGWRTWAAVAIQLAWWQRKQRRTLTSLSFVRPRRPTSRSASMEEERLRLYTALLTSPKPNQDDFAA; encoded by the exons ATGTCCACCCCTGAGTCCCTCGTCCCTTCTCCCGACGCCCGAGTCTCGCCGGCCTGCGGCGATCACCGGCGACGCCGCCGCCTCCCCATGGCGTTCCTCCACCACCTTAACTCGATCCAGGAGTGGAACCGCGTGTTCCTCCTCGTGTGCGCCGCGGGGCTCGTCATCGACCCGCTCTTCTTCTACTCCCTCTCCATCAGCGCCGGCCGCCTCTGCCTCTTCGTCGACGGCTGGTTCGCAGTCTCCGTCACCGTGTTGCGCTGCATGGCCGACCTAGTCCACCTCGTCAACGTGTACCTGCAGCTCGCCGCGGGACCGGGCGACGCTCATTACACGCCGTCGCCGGCGTCCGCAGTTAATGGAGCGGAGGCGAGAGGTTCAGGGGCTCCGAAGGCTAGAGGATACTTGAGGTCCAAGACGGGATTTCTCCTCGACCTCTTCATCGTTCTTCCAGTCCCTCAG ATTGTTCTGTGGATTGTAACTCCGGCTATGTTACGCCGAGGGATGACAACGAAAGTGATGACGGTGTTCTTCATCTCCTTCGTGTTCCAGTACTTTCCAAAGATCTACCACTCCGTCTGCTTCCTGCGCAGGCTGCAGAGCATGCTGGGCTACGTCTTCGGCACCATTTGGGGCGGAATCGCTCTCAATTTGATCGCTTACTTCGTGGCCTCACAT GCAGCAGGCGCTTGCTGGTACTTGCTGGGGATTCAAAGAGCCGCCAAGTGCCTCACTAAACAGTGCGTCGGAACGACCGGATGCAGAATTGAGGCGGCGGCGTGCATCGATCCGATCTATTTCGGCGACTCCGTAGCGAGCTTGAATGGGGAGAGGAGGAGTTGGGCCAAAAACCTAAACGCTCGGGCGACATGCCTAGACAGCAGCGACCAGTTCGATTATGGTTCTTACAGATGGATCGTCCCTCTCGTCACGAACCCTAGTCGCGTGGAGAAAGTCCTGTTCCCAATCTTTTGGGGCCTCATGACTCTGAG CACATTTGGGACCATCGAGAGCACGACCGAGTGGTTGGAGATCGCCTTCAACATCGTCATCGTCACCAGCGCGCTACTTTTGGTGACGACGCTGATCGGGAACATCAAGGTTTTCCTCCACGCGACGACGTCCAAGAAGCAAGCTTTGCACTCGAAGATGCGGAGCCTGGACCGGTGGATGCGGCGGCGGAACATGCCGGTGGAGATCCGGCAGCGGGTGCGGCAGTACGAGCGGCAGCGTTGGGCGGCGATGCGAGGGGTGGACGAGCTCGACATGACGCGGCAGTTGCCGGATGGTATGAGGAGGGACATCAAGTACCACCTCTGCCTCGACCTCGTTCGGCAG GTGCCTTTGTTCCAACACATGGATGAACTGGTGCTGGAGAACATCTGCGACAGAGTGAAATCGCTCATCTTTCCGAAAGGAGAAATT ATCACAAGAGAAGGCGATCCAGTACAGAGGATGCTGTTCGTTGTGCGCGGCCACATGCAGAGCAGCCAGCGGCTGCGCGACCGCGTCCGAAGCCATTGCATGCTCGGCCCCGGCAACTTCAGCGGCGACGAGCTCCTCTCCTGGTGCCTCCGCCGCCCGTTCGTCGACCGCCTGCCGCCGTCCACGTCCACGCTGGTGGCCGTGGAGTCGACCGAGGCATTCGGTCTCGACGCGGAGGACCTCAAGTACGTGACGCAGCACTTCCGCCACACGTTCGTCAGCGAGCGGGTCCGGCGGAGCGTGCGGTACTACTCTCCCGGGTGGCGAACGTGGGCAGCGGTGGCGATCCAGCTGGCGTGGTGGCAGCGGAAGCAGCGGCGAACCCTGACGTCGCTGTCCTTCGTGCGGCCGCGACGGCCGACGTCGCGAAGCGCGTCGATGGAGGAGGAGAGACTGAGGCTGTACACAGCGCTGTTGACGTCGCCGAAGCCCAATCAAGACGATTTCGCTGCGTGA